The following are encoded together in the Pedobacter steynii genome:
- a CDS encoding helix-turn-helix domain-containing protein, with amino-acid sequence MKENTTLGLEKSLIYIRNLENCPPSYLNDPWRKDFFEIVWLKNEYPLHATKEGEELGNWIYLIPPYRVHQLNKAGKNGVLLSFKRDFLGEEDKEFYLDIFKIFNIQGEFSFLPLQLENARELEKIYVLMEEEYLLQQNNFSILKAMLKVFLLKLIRIKEHVFTSQDLNQKRVYEFMLLLEDNYLQERNADFYAAALNLSSKRLNQVLKEKLNKTSVQLIHDRIILEAKRKIIHSEYSLKQIAYDLNFTDRPYFSRFFRKQTGQSPEEFQKHARNHIASKFNTLV; translated from the coding sequence ATGAAAGAAAATACCACACTTGGTTTAGAAAAATCTCTGATTTATATCAGGAATCTGGAAAACTGTCCACCGAGTTACCTCAATGATCCATGGAGAAAAGACTTCTTTGAAATTGTCTGGTTAAAAAATGAATACCCTTTACATGCCACCAAAGAAGGGGAAGAATTGGGAAACTGGATTTACCTGATCCCCCCTTACCGGGTACATCAATTGAATAAGGCTGGAAAAAATGGCGTTTTATTGTCGTTTAAAAGAGACTTTCTCGGGGAAGAAGACAAAGAGTTTTATCTGGATATCTTTAAAATTTTCAATATTCAGGGAGAATTCTCCTTTCTGCCGCTCCAGCTCGAAAATGCCAGGGAGCTGGAAAAGATTTATGTGCTGATGGAAGAGGAATACCTGCTTCAGCAAAATAATTTTTCTATCCTGAAAGCGATGCTAAAAGTCTTTCTTTTGAAACTAATCCGGATTAAGGAACATGTTTTCACAAGTCAGGACCTTAATCAGAAAAGAGTATATGAATTTATGCTGCTGCTGGAAGACAATTATCTTCAGGAACGCAATGCCGACTTCTATGCGGCTGCCTTAAACCTCAGCTCGAAACGCCTGAACCAGGTACTTAAAGAAAAACTCAATAAAACCAGTGTGCAATTGATTCATGACAGAATCATATTGGAAGCGAAAAGAAAAATTATTCATAGTGAGTATTCTTTAAAACAAATTGCATACGACCTGAATTTTACCGACCGCCCTTACTTTAGCCGTTTCTTCAGGAAACAAACCGGACAATCTCCGGAAGAATTTCAAAAACATGCAAGGAATCATATCGCATCGAAATTCAATACCCTGGTCTGA
- the hxlB gene encoding 6-phospho-3-hexuloisomerase has product MKEQKFSTAIRSNMDLILKEQISLSEKIDYTQVATFIPYIYSADRLFLTAAGRSGLALKAAAMRLMHFGLKVFVVGEITTPAIGPGDLLIVASGSGTTASILTTAEKGIKAGATVLAFSTTLAAPLAKLASHTIILPAAQKEDHGKSISVQYAGSLFEQGLWLLTDAIFQTMWEEKPVPAEELWKRHANLE; this is encoded by the coding sequence ATGAAAGAACAGAAATTTTCAACAGCGATCAGGTCGAATATGGACTTGATTTTAAAGGAACAAATCAGCCTGTCTGAAAAGATTGATTATACACAGGTCGCCACATTTATTCCTTACATATATAGTGCAGACCGACTATTTTTAACAGCTGCCGGGCGTTCTGGACTTGCTTTAAAAGCTGCGGCGATGCGGCTAATGCATTTTGGATTGAAAGTATTTGTCGTTGGTGAAATCACAACCCCTGCAATCGGACCAGGTGACCTTTTGATTGTGGCCTCTGGTTCGGGAACAACGGCTTCGATTTTAACTACAGCAGAAAAAGGAATTAAAGCAGGGGCAACAGTGCTTGCATTTTCTACCACTTTGGCTGCTCCTCTGGCAAAATTAGCTTCGCATACCATCATTCTTCCGGCAGCGCAAAAAGAAGATCATGGCAAAAGTATTTCTGTACAATATGCAGGAAGTTTATTTGAGCAGGGCTTGTGGCTGCTAACGGATGCGATCTTTCAAACGATGTGGGAAGAAAAGCCGGTTCCGGCAGAAGAGCTTTGGAAAAGGCATGCGAATCTGGAATAA
- the hxlA gene encoding 3-hexulose-6-phosphate synthase: protein MAKLQVAIDLLSTTEALALVAKIAPYIDIIELGTPLIKKEGLAVVTAMKAAYPDKLVFADLKTMDAGELEADIAFKAGADLVTVLGAAGNATIAGAIKAGKAHGKGVVVDTIGVADRVKRAQEAIALGAEFVELHAGLDEQWTAGYSIQVLIDEAAGAGVPVSIAGGVNIDNVTAVIKAGAIVAVAGAAIYGAEDPAAAARALREAIDAVA from the coding sequence ATGGCAAAATTACAAGTAGCAATAGATTTATTGAGCACAACAGAAGCATTGGCATTGGTTGCTAAAATTGCTCCTTATATCGATATTATAGAATTGGGTACTCCATTGATAAAAAAAGAAGGATTGGCAGTGGTTACTGCAATGAAAGCAGCTTATCCTGATAAACTGGTTTTTGCAGATTTAAAAACCATGGATGCAGGAGAACTGGAAGCGGATATCGCATTTAAGGCCGGTGCAGATCTGGTTACTGTTCTTGGAGCAGCAGGTAATGCGACGATTGCAGGTGCAATAAAAGCTGGAAAAGCACATGGTAAAGGTGTGGTTGTAGATACAATTGGTGTTGCTGACCGGGTGAAACGTGCGCAGGAAGCAATTGCGTTGGGCGCGGAGTTTGTAGAATTACATGCAGGTTTAGACGAACAATGGACAGCAGGATATTCTATTCAGGTATTGATTGATGAGGCTGCAGGCGCAGGAGTTCCGGTTTCCATTGCCGGTGGGGTTAATATCGATAATGTAACTGCAGTGATTAAAGCAGGAGCAATCGTTGCTGTAGCAGGTGCCGCAATTTATGGTGCAGAAGATCCTGCAGCTGCTGCGCGGGCTTTACGTGAGGCGATTGATGCTGTTGCATAA
- a CDS encoding helix-turn-helix domain-containing protein — protein MKEREKPVFNSLLKQYLHFGLPVDQIDGKIDFTIHNLQDIHLGLPFKSPVYRANFFSFVFVKDGHGKYTTDDLGFNTVPGTIYFTNPGHYKSYEWEEIKEVYLITLSESFLKENVHPDVFEEFPFLLAETVLPRVLDPESFSEFEQLYLQIRKEYFASSPYRNRLIGNLFVVLLLKIKEYFWKDYNPIYEGNRSSQIVKNFKMMLEKHYRDLSSGKVTQVFRVQEYASAQNLHPNYLSNVLKSKTGKGIGTWITEKTIAESKSLLQNSSTSIKEIAYVLGFSEASHFSNYFKKHTGLSPVLYRKQQDTPKS, from the coding sequence ATGAAAGAAAGAGAAAAACCAGTTTTTAACTCCCTGTTAAAGCAATACCTGCATTTTGGATTGCCGGTTGATCAGATTGACGGGAAAATTGATTTTACTATTCATAACCTGCAGGATATTCACCTGGGGCTGCCTTTTAAATCTCCGGTATACCGGGCAAATTTTTTCTCCTTTGTTTTCGTGAAGGATGGCCATGGCAAGTATACTACAGACGATCTTGGTTTCAATACCGTTCCGGGAACCATTTATTTCACAAATCCCGGTCATTATAAATCTTACGAATGGGAGGAGATTAAGGAGGTTTACCTGATTACGTTAAGTGAATCTTTTCTAAAAGAAAATGTTCATCCGGATGTTTTTGAAGAATTTCCCTTTCTGCTGGCAGAAACGGTCTTGCCAAGAGTACTCGATCCGGAATCATTCTCTGAGTTTGAACAGCTTTATCTACAGATCAGGAAAGAATATTTTGCCAGTTCCCCCTACAGAAACAGATTGATTGGTAACCTGTTTGTAGTCCTGCTGCTGAAAATAAAGGAATATTTCTGGAAGGATTATAATCCAATTTATGAGGGGAACAGAAGTTCTCAGATTGTTAAAAATTTCAAAATGATGCTTGAAAAACATTATAGGGATTTAAGCAGTGGGAAGGTAACACAGGTGTTTCGTGTTCAGGAATATGCCAGCGCCCAAAATCTGCATCCCAACTATTTAAGTAATGTGCTGAAGAGTAAAACAGGAAAAGGCATCGGGACCTGGATAACAGAAAAAACAATTGCTGAATCAAAATCATTATTACAGAATTCTTCCACATCAATCAAAGAAATCGCTTATGTTCTTGGCTTTTCGGAAGCTTCGCATTTCAGTAACTACTTTAAAAAGCATACGGGACTTTCTCCTGTTTTATATAGGAAGCAGCAGGATACACCCAAATCTTAG
- a CDS encoding DUF418 domain-containing protein: MENSIIQPVKPRERTAIVDVLRGWALLGVVIGNYVDYFQVGRPVKHSPDKVSDVLTLVNQYFFAAKSWTLLSVLFGYGFAILMNNIAQKGKNPVLFFSRRMFWLFVIAFINSAFWFGDILKDYAFLGLVLLLFYQSSAKIAFRTGIVLLLAAPFVGAYLNLSPYNHQKEMEKILPLFYSHNWIDIFIMNLKGTYALEIINPQYAITVHLIMFACMLFGFAAQRLNIFERLTEFKKQLKTLFWICLTFALLFNIVFKIPLVHGLTIWKFFKPGYWVVLSTMFSIMSGICLLYINGKLKSVFNGLQFMGKMTLTNYMVQNVIATLLFLNVGLGLFNTMPYWFYVLMAVVIFIAQIFISKWWLTHFNYGPVEWIWRQLSYARRLPIKKVKVMGIKG; this comes from the coding sequence ATGGAAAACTCAATCATTCAGCCTGTTAAGCCCAGGGAACGAACTGCTATTGTCGATGTTCTACGGGGATGGGCGTTGCTTGGAGTAGTCATTGGTAACTATGTAGATTATTTTCAGGTTGGCAGGCCTGTAAAACACTCTCCGGATAAAGTGTCAGATGTTTTAACCCTGGTTAATCAATATTTTTTCGCAGCAAAATCATGGACATTACTGAGTGTATTATTCGGGTATGGTTTTGCCATTTTAATGAATAATATTGCTCAGAAGGGTAAAAATCCGGTTTTGTTCTTTTCCAGGCGGATGTTCTGGCTGTTTGTCATCGCTTTCATAAATTCGGCTTTCTGGTTTGGCGATATCTTAAAAGATTATGCTTTCTTAGGGCTGGTATTATTGCTTTTTTACCAGTCTTCAGCTAAAATAGCTTTCAGGACAGGAATCGTTTTACTGCTGGCCGCTCCATTTGTAGGTGCTTACCTGAATCTTTCTCCTTATAACCATCAGAAAGAAATGGAGAAAATTTTGCCGCTTTTCTACAGTCATAACTGGATTGATATTTTTATAATGAATCTCAAAGGAACTTATGCATTGGAAATTATCAATCCTCAGTATGCCATAACGGTTCACCTCATCATGTTTGCCTGTATGTTGTTTGGTTTTGCGGCACAACGTCTCAACATTTTTGAGCGATTGACAGAATTTAAAAAACAATTAAAAACCTTGTTTTGGATATGCTTAACGTTTGCTCTGCTATTTAATATTGTCTTTAAGATTCCTTTAGTCCATGGACTTACCATTTGGAAATTCTTTAAACCAGGTTACTGGGTGGTATTAAGTACCATGTTCAGTATCATGTCTGGTATTTGTCTGCTGTATATCAATGGTAAATTGAAATCTGTTTTTAATGGACTCCAATTTATGGGTAAAATGACCCTGACGAATTATATGGTGCAGAATGTGATCGCAACATTACTGTTTTTAAATGTAGGCCTTGGATTGTTTAATACCATGCCTTATTGGTTTTATGTATTAATGGCTGTTGTGATTTTTATCGCCCAGATATTTATCAGTAAATGGTGGTTAACCCATTTTAACTATGGTCCAGTAGAATGGATTTGGCGTCAGTTAAGTTATGCCAGGCGTCTGCCGATAAAGAAAGTAAAAGTTATGGGAATCAAAGGATAG